AGGCTCGGCCCATTTTTTTTGACAACTGCGGCCGGAGTTTATTTTTCTGTGCCTTTTTCATTGCGATCAATCGAATGAAAGGGTGATTTTGCTGTGTCCAACAATGAAAAATTGATAAAAAAAGCACGAAAATTTTCGATACACGAGAAGATGTTTCAATGCCCGATTTGCGGCGGTGCCATGAAGGTAGAACGGATGGCCAGCCTGGAATGCGAGAACGGGCACTGCTATGATATATCCAGACAGGGATACGTAAACCTGTTGAACCATTCATCCAAAACCAAATACGATAAAGCCTTGTTTGAGGCTCGAAGAACGATCAGCGGCAGCGGCTTTTTCGGCCCCATAGTAGAAGCGGTAACGACTCGCCTGATCCAGGAACTGAAGTCCCAGGAATCCGTGAAGCCCGTAAGACTGCTTGATGCAGGCTGCGGGGAGGGCTCCCATCTATCCGCCATTTTACGTAAGCTTCGGGAGCAGCGAATGGTGCCGGACGTTCTCGGTGTGGGTATGGATATTGCCAAAGAGGGAGTTGTAACGGCTGCCAAGACATTTCCGGACCCTATGTGGTGCGTGGCCGACCTGTCTCAGAGCCCGTTTGCCGACCAACAGTTTGATTACATTTTGAATATTCTGTCCCCGGCTAATTATTCGGAGTTCAGGCGGCTGCTAATGAGTGACGGAATGTTGGTGAAGGTAATTCCGGGGAGCATGTATTTGCAGGAGCTTCGCGCTTTGCTTTATACAGGTACAGGTAAAGAGACGTATTCCAATGACGGCACGATGGAGCTGTTCATCCGTCACTTTGGACGGATCGAATTCGAAGAGCTTCGGTATCGCGTCATTCTGGATTCCGAGCAGATGAAGCAACTGATTCACATGACGCCGTTATCCTGGGGCATTTCAGATGAGCTTATTGAACGGATACCGGATGGAGAGATGGAGGTAACCGCCGACTTCACACTTCTGTATGGATGGATATGAGGTAAGTATGTTCCCGTCTTAGAGTTGCGTCATATTTTGCTAAAGTGATCCTGTTGGGAGATAATAGGAGTTATCTACTTCAATATGAAAATAAAAGGTGGTTAACGATCCATGACACTTCGATTGAATCCGTATCTCATTATGGATGGGAATGCTAAGGAAGCTATTCAATTCTATGAAAAAGCGTTGGATGCCCAGGTCGTTATGGTTCAGACCTTCGGCGAAATGCCGACGAACCCTGATTTTCCGCTGCCGGAGAGCGCGAGGGATCGCGTTTCCCACGCTTTGCTGAAGGTAGGAGAGACGGATCTGATGTTTTCGGATACATTTCCCGGTCAACCGGTTGAATCCAGCAATCAGGTTCAGATCTGCATCATGACCGACCCACCCGAACACGCGAAGCGGTTCTACGAAGCGCTGCTTGAAGGTGGCCAGGTGGTTATGCCGCTGCAGGAGACGTTCTGGAGCCCGGCCTACGGGATCGTTGCGGACAAATACGGCGTATACTGGAATATTTCAACCGAAGTTGAAGCGCAGAAGTAGATTCTACTCCTGCAGGTATAATAAAAGGGCCCTGACGATTTGCCGTCAGGGCCCTTATTCGGTTCAAAAGGCATAATCTACGACTCGAATTGTATAAGCGTATTTTTCGACCGGTCAAGCGTCTGAAAGCGCTTCGGGTCGAAGATGGGCTGTTATAACTAGCTAACTTGATACTTAGTGACTACAGGACTAAGGAAGTGTATATATCCCCCACTTTGAAAAATGGAATCGCGAAAAAAAGGCATGTTTTTCGCGAAGGTGCTAGGGAATGAAGTACGATGTACCATGAAATAATCGAGCTCGGAGCAAGCAGGTTATAGTCTAAAAGTTAGGGGTTCGGAATTCCTATTGGAAGACAACATGCCATTAGGTAAAATATCCCTTATTGACTATCTATAAAAGAGGGGCGAAATTCGATGAGATTGGTGCGAAAATCGGTATTGACCATCTGCAGCCTTTTGCTTGCAGTCTCGGTCCTATTTCCGCAAACAACGGTTCACGCAGCGGATCAGAAATGGATGAATCAAGTATGGAGCGAGTATAAATCCTATAACAAGAAGACGGTAGATGCGTATAACAATTACCAGAAACAAGTAGACAAGAAATATAAGGTGTTTTATGATGCAAGCCATGCGTCCCTGGATCAGCTGGAGAAAAAAGTGCTGGAGGATCAAAAGCAGTGGGACGAGAAGCTTCAAGCAGATCTGGATCAGCTGAAGCTGAAGTATGAAGGGAACCGTGATTTAAAGGATAAGCTGACACAATATGAACGGTTGATCAATCCAAGCTATTTAAACAGTCCGATGTGGAAGTATGCAAAAGCCGCAGACCGGGATTATTTGAACAGCACCCTCTGGAAGCTAAGCAAAGAAATGAACGAGGGTTATTTGAACAGCTTGATGTGGACATACAAGAAGACGATCACCCCGAGCTATTTGAACAGTTCCGCATGGAAATTCAGCAAAATGGTCAGTGAAAGCTATTTAAACAGCCCGATGTGGAAGCTTCGTAACGGATCGAGTACGTCGTATCTGAACAGTCCGATGTGGAAGTACAAACAGGGGAAAATCAGCAAGGCAACAGCTAAGAGCCAATACAGCAAGCTGTTTAAGGAACAGACAACCGCGATCTCCAAGGGCAATGCCGCAAGAAAATCCGAAATAACGAAAATGGCAAGCGTTACGCAGAAGAAGATAGGTGAGCTATACAAGGAAACGGTAATCACACTTGAGACACGCCGCGAGGAGGCATTGAAGAGCATCTCCGACCTCCGGACAGAAATCACCGGGGAAGGCTTGCAGTGGGAAGCGCTGCTCGTGGAGAAACCATAATATATCGTAATATTATCTCTTACAAGAGAGGAGCTGTCCTGCTGGTCTGAACATGACCAGAGGACAGCTTTTGTTTTTGTAAAAATGAAAACAAGAAAATGCAGGATATTCTTTGACTTTGACTGCTTTTTCAAATAATATTATGTCTGTAACCTAACAAAAACTAACATAAATAACACGGGAAATGTACGACAAATTCGCACTTAAGTAGGTAGATAACGATGAAAACGAAAGTGACGATTCAGGAAATTGCCGATTTCACGGGCGTATCTAAATTCGCGGTATCCCGTGCTTTGTCGGGAAAGTCGGGCGTCAGCCCGCAGACCAGGGACATGATTCTGAAGGCAGCGGGGCAACTGGGGTACTTTAAGGATCAGCCGAATCAAGCCGCGGGGAAAAACCAGCAGCTTCAAGATCCGGAGAACAGAAAATGGGCGGGAGCGGTGCTTGTTCTATTCCCTAATGTCCGTTATCAAAATCGGGAATCCCTCTATTGGGGACCGGTGTTTGACGGCATATCTACTCGCCTGAATCAGAAGGGGCTGGACATTCTCACGCTGACGGAGCCATCGAATGACCATATGTTCACTCTGCTAAATCCCCAGGGCATTCTCGGGATTGTGACGGTGGGCTCGGTATCCACCCAAAATTTAATGGATATCAAGAAGCTGAACATTCCCGTGGTCATGGTGGACCACATGGACCCGGCTTTTCAATCGGACACGGTATTCACCGACAATATGCACAGCATGAAACAAATCATGACCAAGCTGATCAGCAGAGGGTATAAAAAGTATCAGTTCATCGGCAATATCGAAGATGCCCAGAGCTTTTACGAGCGCTGGATCGGCTTCTCGTCCGCGCTGGCCGATTACAAAATCGAACATCGTCAGCTGCCTTCCCTGATCAGCCCGGAGATTGAGAATATACACGCAGCGTTAGAAAAGGTCCTTGCCGGAAGCGAGCTTCCGGAAGTGTTTGTTTGCGCCAACGATATCACCGCCATGTTCGCAATGGAGGCGCTCAGGAAACAGGGCATCGACGTACCGGGCCGCGTACAGGTGACTGGATTTGATAATATGTACGATAACCTGCCGATTATGGCAACCGTCAACATCGATAAGGAACTGCTCGGGATGCGTGCCGTCGATCAATTGCTATGGCGGATATTGAACCCGGATTCCAATTACGAGCGGCTTTTAATTCAAGCGGACGTCATTGTTAGGGATTTGAATAACGCAACACGCGATACGGATGAAATGTAAGCTGCATTTTCATATTCTCACGTTAGCCCCGATGTCTCCATGACATTGGGGTTTTTTTATATATTCATAACAGAAAAATAACGAATATTATGATCGTATAATGGTCAAAACTTCGCTGGATTCATTGAAATATATCGTTGATATATAAGGGAATGTATCGAAAAAAGCCGAGTTGTGCAGAAATAATTTGTAATCGCTGTCACTAAAATATTTATGTTATTTTTAATAATTAATTAGGTTTATTGTTATTATTATCATAAAATATATTGACGAGATTACAATCGAAGTGATATATTTTTTGGCAAACAGGGATAACGGATTGGGGGCGAGGATAGCAGCAGGGAAAACTGTGAATCAATCCATTCAATATCATCTTGGGGGTACATGCAGCTTTTAAACAGGGCGTTTAACAAATAGGGGAGGTTTTTAGCGTGAGAAAAATGAAAGGGCTTTCTTTATTGCTTGTCTGTTTATTATTTTTGATTACGGCCTGCAGTGGGGGAGGCGCTAAACAAGCGGAGACACCGCCTGCGACTCCGGCTCCTAGCACGGACAAGGCAGCTGAGACTCCAAAAGAAGAACCCGCTGAACCTGAAGCAGAACCTGTAGATCTAGGCGGCCGCGTGATTAAGGTTGCTTCTTGGTGGGACCTGAAGCCGGCAGGCACAACAGCCGGAGAGAAAGCC
This Paenibacillus sp. JZ16 DNA region includes the following protein-coding sequences:
- a CDS encoding LacI family DNA-binding transcriptional regulator; amino-acid sequence: MKTKVTIQEIADFTGVSKFAVSRALSGKSGVSPQTRDMILKAAGQLGYFKDQPNQAAGKNQQLQDPENRKWAGAVLVLFPNVRYQNRESLYWGPVFDGISTRLNQKGLDILTLTEPSNDHMFTLLNPQGILGIVTVGSVSTQNLMDIKKLNIPVVMVDHMDPAFQSDTVFTDNMHSMKQIMTKLISRGYKKYQFIGNIEDAQSFYERWIGFSSALADYKIEHRQLPSLISPEIENIHAALEKVLAGSELPEVFVCANDITAMFAMEALRKQGIDVPGRVQVTGFDNMYDNLPIMATVNIDKELLGMRAVDQLLWRILNPDSNYERLLIQADVIVRDLNNATRDTDEM
- a CDS encoding putative RNA methyltransferase codes for the protein MIKKARKFSIHEKMFQCPICGGAMKVERMASLECENGHCYDISRQGYVNLLNHSSKTKYDKALFEARRTISGSGFFGPIVEAVTTRLIQELKSQESVKPVRLLDAGCGEGSHLSAILRKLREQRMVPDVLGVGMDIAKEGVVTAAKTFPDPMWCVADLSQSPFADQQFDYILNILSPANYSEFRRLLMSDGMLVKVIPGSMYLQELRALLYTGTGKETYSNDGTMELFIRHFGRIEFEELRYRVILDSEQMKQLIHMTPLSWGISDELIERIPDGEMEVTADFTLLYGWI
- a CDS encoding VOC family protein, with the translated sequence MTLRLNPYLIMDGNAKEAIQFYEKALDAQVVMVQTFGEMPTNPDFPLPESARDRVSHALLKVGETDLMFSDTFPGQPVESSNQVQICIMTDPPEHAKRFYEALLEGGQVVMPLQETFWSPAYGIVADKYGVYWNISTEVEAQK